In Rhodothermus marinus DSM 4252, a single genomic region encodes these proteins:
- a CDS encoding SusC/RagA family TonB-linked outer membrane protein: MKEMLRGLFLIGVLAVQTTVAAERPQPVRHFAPLHWYAYSDSVEKINERLVSLEAQNLSLRQALARLVAQVGGRLTYDSAQVPDRQVRVSLQAVPLEVALDSLLVGTNLTVWASPSGQLVLVPTPRAPEKAPAPQHAVQGQVLDAETDDPLPGVNVVVKGTMIGTTTDLDGYYALEAPSPEDTLVFSFVGYRSAEVPIDGRTRIDVRLLPAVEELEEIVVIGYGTQQRVRVTGSVTSLQMEEVAELPTFSFENAILGRLPGVQIQETSGEPGAAPTVRIRGTRSITAGNDPLYVIDGFPVSSNPALQGSIALRDELYQPPPINPLAGLNPDDIASVEVLKDASAAAIYGSRGANGVILITTRKGQRDGSIQVRYNGYVGLQEVAREPDLMNARELIEYTIDARNNNYREKYGQDPPNPRTNEGRPNDDFVLIPEKYVNWDGTDTDWLDLIFRTAPTVSQHLSVSGGVDKLGYYVAGSYLMQEGLIDGTNDLTRYSLRVNLDADPHERLHLNLNLNTAFTRTNRLPANAPYFARPPGIIYSAMVHSPVIKPYNEDGSINQLDNQSYLGGGTTSASNPLAIIAAVTDVLDNHRTFGTLSADYTLRPGLVYRVNLGVDLNNYQRTFYRANSLLYRTARTGEPFGQANASQSLNWLIEHTLSYEVSLNDAHYLSAVAGYTAQKETIDLSQVEARNFPDDKVKTISGGQVTGGSGVQEAWSLVSMLARLSYSYRDRYLLTASIRSDRSSRFGRNRQTGVFPSVSVGWRIQEEPFMQPVRGFLSELKLRTSYGVTGNFQIPNYASISLLDQANYVVGNQVVLGAAPATLGDENLTWETTRQFNLGLDVGLLADRIYFTAEFYNSITEDLLLYVNVPTALGYESALTNIGKVRNRGFEFSLTSRNLVGAFTWETDFNLSVNRNKVLALGPDDAPIYTLNIAGLRYVTQVGAPIGSYYGFVVEGIYQSEEEIAQAPVDRLAPNPGPGDFRFKDIDGDGDVDNDDRTVIGSYFPDYTFGITNRFGYKNFDLAIFIQGVQGNEILNLTSRHLKNGEANFNSYAIFNERWRSPENPGNGKVPRADRQSDLHGNNNRPSTFQVEDGSYVRLRSVTLGYTLPERLLGRHLSQARIYLSATNLFTWTNYLGFNPEVSMRAESALTPGLDYGTYPLARTYTLGVSLTF; this comes from the coding sequence ATGAAGGAGATGCTACGAGGTCTGTTTTTGATCGGCGTGCTGGCCGTTCAGACTACGGTAGCGGCCGAGCGTCCGCAGCCGGTGAGGCATTTCGCGCCGCTGCACTGGTACGCGTACAGTGACAGCGTCGAGAAAATCAACGAGCGGCTGGTTTCGCTCGAGGCACAGAATCTGTCGCTGCGGCAGGCGCTGGCGCGTCTGGTGGCGCAGGTGGGCGGGCGTCTGACTTACGATTCGGCACAGGTGCCGGATCGTCAGGTCCGGGTTTCGCTGCAGGCGGTACCGCTGGAGGTGGCGCTGGACAGCCTGCTGGTCGGGACGAACCTGACGGTGTGGGCTTCGCCCAGCGGACAACTGGTGCTGGTTCCGACGCCCCGGGCTCCGGAAAAGGCGCCGGCTCCTCAGCACGCCGTGCAGGGACAGGTGCTCGATGCGGAAACGGACGACCCGCTTCCCGGCGTCAACGTGGTGGTCAAGGGAACCATGATCGGGACGACGACCGATCTGGACGGCTACTATGCGCTGGAAGCGCCTTCACCTGAGGACACGCTGGTCTTTTCGTTCGTGGGTTACCGGAGCGCGGAAGTGCCCATCGACGGACGGACGCGTATCGATGTGCGGCTTCTTCCGGCGGTGGAGGAACTGGAAGAAATTGTCGTGATCGGCTATGGCACCCAGCAACGTGTGCGTGTGACCGGTTCGGTTACTTCGCTCCAGATGGAGGAGGTGGCCGAGCTCCCGACGTTCAGCTTTGAGAATGCGATTCTGGGACGCCTGCCGGGGGTGCAGATTCAGGAAACCAGTGGAGAGCCCGGCGCCGCTCCGACCGTTCGCATCCGTGGGACGCGATCCATTACGGCCGGCAACGATCCGCTTTACGTGATCGATGGTTTTCCGGTCTCGAGCAATCCCGCCCTGCAGGGATCGATCGCGCTGCGCGACGAACTCTATCAGCCACCCCCCATCAATCCACTGGCTGGCCTGAATCCGGACGACATCGCTTCGGTCGAAGTGCTCAAGGATGCGTCAGCGGCGGCGATTTACGGTTCGCGGGGAGCCAATGGCGTCATTCTGATCACAACGCGGAAGGGTCAGCGCGATGGAAGCATTCAGGTGCGCTACAATGGCTACGTCGGGCTCCAGGAGGTCGCGCGCGAACCCGATCTGATGAATGCACGCGAACTGATCGAATACACGATCGATGCGCGCAATAACAATTATCGCGAAAAATACGGTCAGGACCCGCCCAATCCGCGGACCAATGAAGGCCGACCCAACGACGACTTCGTGTTGATTCCGGAAAAGTACGTGAACTGGGACGGCACGGATACAGACTGGCTGGATCTGATCTTTCGCACGGCCCCGACCGTCAGCCAGCATCTTTCGGTCTCGGGTGGGGTGGATAAGCTGGGCTATTATGTGGCGGGTAGCTATCTGATGCAGGAAGGCCTGATCGACGGCACCAACGACCTGACCCGCTACAGCCTGCGCGTCAACCTCGACGCCGATCCGCACGAGCGCTTGCATCTCAATCTGAATCTCAATACCGCCTTCACGCGCACCAATCGCCTGCCGGCCAATGCGCCGTACTTTGCCCGGCCCCCCGGCATTATCTATTCCGCCATGGTGCATTCGCCCGTCATCAAGCCATACAACGAGGATGGCTCCATCAATCAGCTGGACAATCAGTCGTATCTGGGTGGAGGCACGACATCTGCCAGCAATCCGCTGGCCATCATTGCGGCGGTAACGGACGTGCTGGACAACCATCGGACTTTCGGGACGCTGAGCGCTGACTACACGCTGCGTCCGGGACTGGTCTATCGCGTGAATCTCGGGGTTGATCTGAACAATTATCAACGAACGTTTTACCGGGCCAACTCGCTGCTCTACCGCACGGCGCGCACGGGCGAACCCTTTGGTCAGGCCAACGCTTCGCAGAGCCTGAACTGGCTCATCGAGCACACGCTTTCGTACGAGGTGAGCCTGAACGACGCGCACTATCTGTCGGCAGTGGCCGGCTACACGGCCCAGAAGGAGACGATCGACCTGTCGCAGGTGGAAGCCCGTAACTTCCCGGACGACAAGGTGAAAACCATCAGCGGCGGGCAGGTCACGGGAGGAAGCGGCGTACAGGAGGCCTGGTCGCTGGTGTCGATGCTGGCGCGCCTCAGCTACAGCTATCGCGACCGCTATCTGCTGACGGCTTCGATTCGCTCGGATCGGTCTTCTCGCTTCGGCCGGAATCGCCAGACCGGTGTGTTTCCGTCCGTGTCGGTAGGCTGGCGCATCCAGGAAGAGCCTTTCATGCAGCCGGTGCGCGGATTTTTGAGCGAACTGAAGTTGCGGACCAGCTACGGGGTGACGGGCAACTTCCAGATTCCCAACTATGCGTCGATCAGCCTGCTGGACCAGGCCAACTACGTGGTAGGCAATCAGGTAGTGCTGGGGGCGGCCCCGGCCACGCTGGGTGACGAAAACCTGACCTGGGAAACTACCCGCCAGTTCAACCTCGGCCTGGATGTAGGGCTGCTGGCCGATCGGATCTACTTCACGGCGGAGTTCTACAACAGCATCACCGAAGACCTGCTGCTCTACGTCAACGTGCCGACGGCGCTGGGGTACGAGTCGGCCCTGACGAATATCGGCAAGGTTCGGAATCGGGGCTTCGAATTTTCCCTCACGTCCCGGAATCTGGTGGGGGCGTTCACCTGGGAGACCGACTTCAATCTCAGCGTGAACCGTAACAAAGTGCTGGCGCTGGGGCCAGATGATGCGCCTATCTATACGCTCAACATTGCCGGATTGCGCTACGTCACCCAGGTAGGGGCGCCGATCGGTAGCTATTATGGTTTCGTGGTGGAGGGCATCTATCAGTCAGAAGAGGAAATTGCGCAGGCCCCGGTCGATAGGCTGGCACCCAACCCGGGCCCCGGTGACTTTCGCTTCAAGGACATCGATGGGGATGGCGACGTGGACAACGACGATCGCACCGTCATCGGAAGCTACTTCCCCGACTATACCTTTGGCATCACCAACCGGTTCGGGTACAAAAACTTCGACCTGGCCATTTTTATCCAGGGCGTGCAGGGCAACGAGATTCTCAACCTGACCAGCCGCCACCTGAAAAATGGCGAGGCTAATTTCAACAGCTATGCCATCTTTAACGAGCGGTGGCGTTCGCCAGAAAATCCCGGCAATGGCAAAGTGCCGCGTGCCGATCGGCAGAGCGATTTGCATGGCAACAACAACCGCCCCTCCACTTTCCAGGTCGAGGACGGCTCGTACGTGCGGCTGCGTAGCGTGACGCTGGGCTACACGCTGCCGGAGCGGTTGCTGGGACGTCACCTTTCACAGGCCCGCATTTATCTGAGCGCCACCAACCTGTTCACCTGGACCAACTATCTGGGCTTCAACCCGGAGGTGAGCATGCGGGCCGAGAGTGCGTTGACGCCCGGTCTGGACTACGGTACCTATCCGCTGGCCCGAACCTACACGCTGGGAGTCAGCCTGACTTTCTAA
- a CDS encoding RagB/SusD family nutrient uptake outer membrane protein, producing the protein MRPIHFVALLLLVGGLSACGEDFTMLAPPSQKNAADFYQTPEDFQQAIFGVYDALQQRGTFNMGYWIAGEMRSDNTDAGDDVTGLAAQLAALDTFDELPTNDYALAIWADSYRGVARANVILARLPAADLPADLKALYEGEALFLRSLFYYYLAQIFCNIPLILDETTSPDQPVNQVPASEVYAQLMQDLTRAEELLPVRYPQGQEGRATKGAAATLLAKVYLIVGDRGRAATVLRRIIDNYGYQLVPDYADLWGPENENNPESIFEVQYKAGGFGEGSPFVDQFVPWSTATGGQTGNRPTLDMQQAYEEGDLRFMISMDTSYVDADGETQQARYIKKYISQPFALFDAENNFIVFRYADVLLMLAEALGESPEAYALINQVRQRAGLPPIGPDTPGTFEEKLLHERRVELAFENHRWFDLLRFGRAMDVMQAKGFRPKQCFPIPQREIDVSHGVLQQNPEHE; encoded by the coding sequence ATGCGACCGATTCATTTTGTTGCGCTGTTACTGCTGGTCGGCGGCCTGAGCGCCTGCGGCGAGGATTTCACGATGCTGGCGCCTCCCTCGCAGAAGAATGCGGCCGACTTTTACCAGACGCCCGAGGATTTCCAGCAGGCGATCTTCGGGGTCTACGATGCGCTGCAGCAGCGCGGAACGTTCAATATGGGCTACTGGATCGCCGGCGAGATGCGCTCCGACAACACGGATGCGGGCGACGACGTGACCGGGTTGGCCGCACAGCTGGCCGCGCTCGACACGTTCGATGAGTTGCCCACGAACGACTATGCGCTGGCGATCTGGGCCGATTCGTACCGGGGAGTGGCCCGCGCCAACGTGATCCTGGCGCGTCTGCCTGCGGCCGATCTGCCCGCCGACCTGAAGGCCCTGTATGAAGGGGAAGCTCTCTTCCTGCGCTCGCTCTTTTATTACTATCTGGCGCAGATCTTCTGCAATATTCCCCTGATCCTCGACGAAACGACCTCGCCCGACCAGCCGGTGAATCAGGTGCCGGCCAGCGAGGTCTATGCGCAGCTCATGCAAGACCTGACACGCGCCGAAGAACTGTTGCCGGTGCGCTATCCGCAGGGACAGGAAGGGCGTGCTACGAAAGGAGCAGCCGCCACGCTGCTGGCCAAGGTCTATCTGATCGTGGGCGACCGGGGGCGTGCCGCTACCGTGCTGCGCCGCATCATCGACAACTATGGCTACCAGCTGGTACCTGATTATGCGGATCTCTGGGGACCTGAAAACGAAAACAATCCCGAGTCCATTTTCGAGGTGCAGTACAAAGCGGGCGGATTCGGAGAAGGCAGCCCGTTCGTGGATCAGTTCGTTCCCTGGAGTACGGCAACCGGTGGACAGACGGGCAACCGCCCGACGCTCGACATGCAGCAGGCGTATGAGGAAGGAGATCTGCGTTTCATGATTTCCATGGATACCAGCTATGTGGATGCCGACGGCGAAACACAACAGGCGCGGTACATCAAAAAGTACATCAGCCAGCCCTTTGCACTCTTCGACGCCGAAAACAACTTCATCGTCTTTCGCTATGCGGATGTGCTGTTGATGCTGGCCGAAGCGCTGGGTGAAAGCCCGGAGGCCTACGCCCTGATCAACCAGGTACGGCAGCGGGCCGGACTTCCGCCTATCGGACCGGATACGCCCGGAACCTTCGAAGAGAAGCTGCTGCACGAACGTCGCGTCGAGCTGGCTTTCGAAAACCACCGCTGGTTCGATCTGCTCCGCTTCGGGCGGGCCATGGACGTCATGCAGGCGAAAGGATTCCGGCCCAAACAGTGCTTCCCCATCCCGCAGCGTGAAATTGACGTCTCGCACGGCGTGCTTCAGCAGAATCCCGAACACGAATAA
- a CDS encoding SLC13 family permease, whose translation MTRRQRLGLVLGPLFFLSFWLGPKPAALSPEAWHAGAVSLWMAVWWITEALPIPATALLPIVLFPVLGVRSIGEATAPYAHPIIFLFMGGFLLAQAMQRWRLHRRLALHIIRRIGTRPARLVLGFLLAGAFLSLWVSNTATALMMLPIALSVLELLEERGAVQPTLRTFEAALVLSIAYGCNIGGMGTLIGTPPNALLAGFLSETYGYELSFAAWLPLGLPIVAIGLFLTYLLLIFVLFPEGRRLRVEARGLIQAELSALGPVQPAERRVAWVFAVTALLWIVRPLLSRWVPGLSDAGIAIGAALMLFLLPAGQGRRLLDWESARHLPWGILLLFGGGLSMADAITDTGLARWIGQQVGGLAGWPPLLIVLLATGTIVFLTEITSNTAVAAAFLPVLASAAVGLGQNPLLLAIPATLGASCAFMLPVATPPNAVVYSTGRITMAEMARAGFWLNLLFIVLLTALAFLLLPFTLGVEVGRLPTWAQP comes from the coding sequence ATGACACGCAGGCAGCGTCTGGGACTGGTGCTGGGACCGCTGTTTTTTCTGAGTTTCTGGCTGGGGCCGAAACCGGCGGCGCTTTCCCCGGAGGCCTGGCATGCCGGAGCCGTCAGTCTCTGGATGGCCGTCTGGTGGATTACGGAGGCCCTTCCGATTCCGGCCACGGCGCTTTTGCCGATTGTGCTGTTTCCGGTGCTGGGCGTGCGCTCGATTGGCGAAGCGACGGCCCCCTATGCCCATCCCATCATCTTTCTGTTTATGGGAGGATTCCTCCTGGCACAGGCCATGCAGCGCTGGCGATTGCACCGACGGCTGGCGCTGCACATCATCCGGCGCATTGGAACGCGGCCGGCGCGGCTGGTGCTGGGCTTTCTGCTGGCCGGGGCGTTTCTGAGCCTCTGGGTCAGCAACACGGCCACGGCGCTGATGATGTTGCCGATTGCGCTCTCGGTGCTGGAGTTGCTGGAAGAACGGGGGGCCGTTCAACCGACCCTTCGCACCTTCGAAGCGGCGCTGGTGCTCAGCATCGCCTACGGCTGTAACATCGGCGGCATGGGTACGCTCATCGGCACACCGCCCAATGCGCTGCTGGCAGGTTTTCTGAGCGAAACGTACGGCTATGAGCTGAGCTTCGCGGCCTGGCTGCCGCTGGGACTGCCGATCGTGGCGATAGGTCTGTTTCTGACCTACCTGTTGCTGATCTTTGTTCTGTTCCCGGAAGGACGGCGGCTTCGGGTCGAAGCCAGAGGACTGATTCAGGCGGAACTGTCGGCACTGGGACCTGTGCAGCCGGCCGAGCGCCGCGTGGCCTGGGTCTTTGCCGTAACGGCGCTGCTGTGGATCGTGCGTCCGCTGCTGAGCCGATGGGTGCCGGGGCTTTCGGATGCGGGCATCGCCATAGGGGCGGCGCTGATGCTGTTTCTGCTACCAGCCGGGCAGGGGCGGCGGTTGCTCGACTGGGAGTCGGCCCGACATCTGCCCTGGGGCATCCTGCTGCTCTTTGGCGGTGGCCTCAGCATGGCCGACGCGATCACCGATACGGGGCTGGCGCGCTGGATCGGCCAGCAGGTGGGTGGGCTGGCCGGATGGCCACCGCTTTTGATCGTGCTGCTGGCGACCGGCACCATCGTCTTTCTGACCGAAATCACCAGCAATACGGCGGTAGCCGCCGCTTTTCTACCGGTGCTGGCCTCGGCAGCCGTGGGACTGGGGCAAAATCCCCTGCTGCTGGCGATTCCGGCTACGCTGGGCGCCAGTTGTGCGTTCATGTTGCCCGTGGCTACCCCGCCCAACGCCGTGGTGTACAGCACCGGGCGAATTACCATGGCAGAGATGGCGCGTGCAGGCTTCTGGTTGAATCTGTTGTTCATTGTGCTCCTGACCGCCCTGGCTTTCCTCCTGCTCCCGTTCACGCTGGGAGTAGAGGTGGGGCGCCTCCCGACATGGGCTCAACCCTGA
- a CDS encoding FecR family protein, which translates to MQQPDWTLLARYLEGTTTPEERARVEAWCAADPAHRALLKRLEVIWRTPPARPGAWDAEAAWLQVARQVRAAGTGRPPRRSRRRKLPYGVRVALVLVLLLIPLGVLLWRMTSPAPSRVAEVVTWDSWRTTTGEQKILRLADGTRIWMAPESQVEVQQPYMQHRTLRVRGEVYVEVAEASGVRLLAGPVTIRDIGTRFLVRADHPEALVQVVVEEGLVAMQAAARADSLVVAAGMLGRYDAQQSRLRVLRLSDQDLRAYFSWMQGTLVFQTASLEEVQRQLLRWFGVHFVFPPTHRQAHLTASFQLRQPIAEIAEAIGLALHLRPLARGDSIIFQPTQPE; encoded by the coding sequence ATGCAACAGCCTGACTGGACACTGCTGGCCCGTTACCTGGAGGGAACGACTACGCCAGAAGAGCGCGCGCGTGTGGAGGCCTGGTGTGCGGCCGACCCTGCGCATCGTGCCCTGCTGAAGCGTCTGGAGGTGATCTGGCGGACGCCGCCTGCTCGGCCAGGGGCCTGGGATGCCGAAGCTGCCTGGCTGCAAGTCGCACGTCAGGTGCGTGCAGCAGGGACGGGGCGGCCACCACGCAGGTCGCGGCGTCGCAAGCTTCCTTATGGAGTGCGTGTTGCGCTGGTACTGGTGCTGTTGCTGATTCCGCTGGGGGTGTTGCTCTGGCGGATGACCTCGCCCGCGCCGTCCCGGGTCGCCGAAGTGGTTACCTGGGATTCATGGCGGACGACCACCGGCGAGCAGAAGATTCTGCGGCTGGCGGACGGCACGCGGATCTGGATGGCGCCCGAAAGTCAGGTAGAGGTGCAACAACCGTATATGCAGCATCGCACGTTGCGGGTGCGGGGGGAAGTTTACGTGGAAGTGGCCGAGGCGTCCGGCGTGCGTCTGCTGGCCGGGCCGGTAACCATTCGGGATATTGGCACCCGATTTCTGGTCCGCGCCGATCATCCGGAGGCGTTGGTGCAGGTAGTGGTCGAGGAAGGATTGGTAGCGATGCAGGCGGCTGCAAGGGCCGACTCGCTGGTGGTTGCGGCGGGTATGCTTGGGCGATACGATGCGCAGCAATCGCGGCTGCGGGTTCTTCGTCTGTCCGACCAGGATTTGCGCGCGTATTTCTCCTGGATGCAGGGGACGCTGGTGTTTCAGACGGCCTCGCTCGAGGAGGTGCAGCGCCAGCTATTACGCTGGTTCGGCGTACACTTCGTTTTTCCGCCCACGCATCGACAGGCCCATCTAACCGCGAGTTTTCAGCTCAGGCAACCCATTGCGGAAATAGCCGAGGCAATAGGGCTGGCGCTTCACCTGCGGCCACTTGCCCGGGGAGATTCGATCATCTTTCAACCGACCCAACCAGAGTAA
- a CDS encoding PIG-L deacetylase family protein, with product MVRYARWGLVALLFGAQVAWSQPEVPVEQWQGKTILLIGAHPDDDSYAHGTLARLAAQGNEVYVLLLTMGNVGTKDTTLSRTQLARIRKQEEINALAALGIPADHYINLGYDDGRLEYYATNHREELIRRVVYYIRKLKPDVLFAFDPGKGEQRWHKSDHRAASLLAVDAARAAEWPLLFESHLIYDGLEAHWIQEYLFFDNEPEDQNVCVDIHDYVERKVRAGTQYISQFSSAWYKYTETLSPEAFQEMEQRIRRRIRYQDGRAVECFRYYRGIPDGIGR from the coding sequence ATGGTACGCTATGCTCGTTGGGGCCTGGTGGCCCTGCTGTTTGGTGCCCAGGTGGCCTGGAGTCAGCCCGAAGTGCCCGTAGAACAGTGGCAGGGAAAAACCATCCTGCTCATCGGAGCCCACCCCGATGACGACTCCTATGCGCACGGGACGCTGGCCCGGCTGGCCGCGCAGGGTAACGAAGTGTATGTGCTGTTGCTGACGATGGGTAACGTGGGCACCAAGGATACCACGCTTTCCCGCACGCAACTGGCCCGGATTCGCAAGCAGGAGGAGATCAATGCGCTGGCTGCGCTCGGGATTCCGGCCGATCACTACATTAACCTGGGGTACGACGATGGACGGCTCGAATATTATGCGACCAACCATCGAGAAGAACTCATTCGACGGGTCGTGTACTACATCCGTAAACTGAAGCCCGATGTGCTGTTCGCATTCGATCCGGGCAAGGGCGAGCAGCGCTGGCACAAGTCGGACCACCGAGCGGCGTCGCTTCTGGCCGTCGATGCGGCACGTGCCGCCGAGTGGCCGCTCCTGTTCGAAAGCCATCTCATCTACGACGGCCTGGAGGCCCACTGGATTCAGGAATACCTCTTTTTCGACAACGAGCCCGAGGACCAGAACGTGTGCGTGGACATCCACGATTACGTCGAACGGAAGGTGCGGGCGGGCACGCAGTATATCAGCCAGTTCAGCTCGGCCTGGTACAAGTACACCGAGACCCTTTCGCCGGAAGCCTTTCAGGAAATGGAGCAGCGCATCCGGCGACGCATCCGCTATCAGGACGGGCGCGCCGTAGAGTGCTTCCGCTACTACCGGGGCATTCCGGATGGAATCGGACGATGA